A genomic region of Azoarcus sp. KH32C contains the following coding sequences:
- a CDS encoding nitrate reductase cytochrome c-type subunit, which yields MKRQTRNLAMTLAAALCLGVLTGTAGAADTVRSLRGVSVEAPEPATEAPHNRADSPPIARDYVQQPPLIPHKIDSYEISKNFNKCMDCHSWSRYQEFNATKVSLTHFKDREGGELSNISPRRYFCTQCHIPQSDAKPLVENTFKRADGLR from the coding sequence ATGAAAAGACAGACCCGAAACCTCGCGATGACCCTCGCAGCCGCACTGTGTCTCGGCGTCCTGACCGGCACCGCCGGCGCCGCAGACACCGTGCGCAGCTTGCGCGGCGTGTCCGTCGAAGCCCCCGAGCCCGCGACCGAAGCGCCCCACAATCGCGCCGACAGCCCGCCGATCGCGCGCGACTACGTCCAGCAGCCGCCGCTGATTCCCCACAAGATCGACAGCTACGAGATCTCGAAGAACTTCAACAAGTGCATGGACTGCCATTCCTGGAGCCGCTACCAGGAATTCAACGCGACCAAGGTCAGCCTCACGCACTTCAAGGACCGCGAAGGCGGCGAGCTCTCCAACATCTCCCCGCGCCGCTACTTCTGCACGCAGTGCCACATCCCGCAGTCCGACGCTAAGCCGCTCGTCGAAAACACCTTCAAGCGCGCCGACGGCCTGCGTTGA
- a CDS encoding chaperone NapD, which yields MKIASLVVHVKPEHIDALSASLRDIPGVGVHGANVEQGRVIVTIEDGEGYRMEESILAVNVAPHVMAVTLAYEYTDEGLTGELEPPEPIPDLPPKKADGTGGAQDKEA from the coding sequence ATGAAGATCGCAAGTCTTGTGGTTCACGTGAAACCCGAGCACATCGATGCCCTCAGCGCGTCGCTCAGGGACATTCCCGGCGTCGGCGTGCATGGCGCGAACGTCGAGCAGGGGCGCGTCATCGTGACGATCGAGGACGGCGAGGGCTACCGGATGGAGGAATCGATCCTCGCCGTGAACGTCGCCCCCCATGTCATGGCCGTAACGCTTGCATACGAATACACGGATGAAGGTTTGACTGGCGAATTGGAACCCCCCGAACCGATCCCGGACCTGCCGCCCAAGAAGGCGGACGGCACCGGCGGCGCTCAGGACAAGGAGGCTTGA
- a CDS encoding heme lyase CcmF/NrfE family subunit, translated as MIPELGHFSLILAFVVALVQAVVPLIGASRNRLALMSVGRSAAQGQFLFILFSFGCLTWSFVTSDFSLQLAATNSHSETPMIYKITGVWGNHEGSLLLWALALSLWTVAVTIFSRNLPEIFMARVVGVLGCVSAGFLSFLLVTSNPFDRILPGAAEGRDLNPLLQDPGMIIHPPLLYMGYVGFSVAFAFAIAALLSGRMDAAWARWSRPWTTVAWIFLTCGITVGSGWAYYELGWGGWWFWDPVENASFMPWLAGTALMHSLAVTEKRGAFRSWTVLLAIAAFSLSLMGTFLVRSGVLTSVHAFATDPARGMFVLALLVLVIGVSLVLFAWRAPTLAGGGSFSLISRESALLGNNVLLSVASGSVLLGTLYPLFVDALGLGKISVGPPYFEAVFVPLMTPVIVLMMIGPIVRWKGDDGARILRKVVVPLLVSVIIGVGVSFAVGHVSVRTVLGLSLAAWVLIGSVQTLLQRLADRPGAATGTRLRGIPGAWWGMWFGHLGIGVFIIGVTLVGSLNTQIQVKMHPGDTAQLAGYTFSFRGIADAPGPNYAAARGTLDVTRDGHKVATLTPEKRVYLAQQMPMTEASIDIGLFRDVYVNLGEQLEDGAWVVGLFYRPFISWVWFGCIIMAIGGIFAAADRRYRRLAERAAPAAAARQVA; from the coding sequence ATGATTCCCGAACTTGGTCATTTTTCCCTGATTCTGGCTTTTGTCGTCGCGCTGGTGCAGGCGGTCGTACCCCTCATCGGTGCGAGCCGCAACCGCCTCGCGCTGATGTCCGTGGGCCGCTCGGCCGCGCAGGGACAGTTCCTGTTCATCCTCTTTTCCTTCGGATGCCTGACCTGGTCCTTCGTCACCAGCGATTTCTCGCTGCAACTGGCGGCAACCAACTCGCACTCCGAGACTCCGATGATCTACAAGATCACCGGCGTGTGGGGCAACCATGAAGGCTCCCTGCTGCTGTGGGCACTGGCCTTGTCGCTGTGGACCGTCGCCGTCACGATCTTCAGCCGCAACCTGCCCGAGATCTTCATGGCGCGCGTCGTCGGCGTGCTGGGCTGCGTTAGCGCGGGCTTCCTGTCCTTCCTGCTGGTCACCTCCAATCCCTTCGACCGCATCCTTCCCGGAGCCGCCGAAGGCCGCGACCTGAACCCGCTGCTGCAGGATCCCGGGATGATCATCCATCCACCGCTGCTCTACATGGGCTACGTCGGCTTCTCGGTGGCTTTCGCCTTCGCCATCGCTGCGCTGCTGTCCGGCCGCATGGACGCGGCTTGGGCACGCTGGTCGCGCCCCTGGACGACGGTCGCGTGGATCTTCCTCACCTGTGGCATCACCGTCGGTTCGGGCTGGGCCTACTACGAGCTTGGCTGGGGCGGCTGGTGGTTCTGGGACCCGGTCGAAAACGCCTCGTTCATGCCGTGGCTGGCCGGCACCGCGCTGATGCACTCGCTCGCCGTCACCGAAAAGCGGGGTGCCTTCCGCAGCTGGACGGTGCTGCTCGCGATCGCCGCCTTCTCGCTGTCGCTGATGGGGACCTTCCTCGTGCGTTCGGGCGTCCTGACCTCGGTCCATGCCTTCGCGACCGACCCCGCACGCGGCATGTTCGTCCTGGCACTGCTCGTCCTCGTGATCGGCGTGTCGCTGGTACTATTCGCATGGCGTGCCCCGACGCTCGCCGGCGGCGGCAGCTTCAGCCTGATTTCGCGCGAATCCGCACTGCTGGGCAACAACGTCCTGCTGTCCGTGGCGTCGGGCTCGGTGTTGCTCGGCACGCTGTACCCGCTCTTCGTCGACGCCCTCGGCCTCGGCAAGATCTCGGTCGGTCCGCCGTACTTCGAGGCGGTCTTCGTGCCCTTGATGACGCCGGTGATCGTTCTGATGATGATCGGGCCGATCGTCCGCTGGAAGGGTGATGATGGCGCCAGGATCCTGCGCAAGGTCGTCGTCCCGCTGCTCGTCAGCGTCATCATCGGCGTCGGCGTGTCCTTCGCTGTCGGCCACGTCTCCGTGCGCACGGTCCTGGGCCTGTCGCTGGCTGCCTGGGTGCTCATCGGAAGCGTCCAGACCCTGCTGCAGCGCCTGGCTGATCGTCCGGGCGCAGCGACCGGCACCCGCTTGCGCGGCATCCCCGGCGCGTGGTGGGGCATGTGGTTCGGCCACCTCGGCATCGGCGTGTTCATTATCGGCGTGACCCTGGTCGGAAGCCTGAACACCCAGATCCAGGTCAAGATGCATCCGGGCGACACCGCGCAACTTGCCGGCTACACCTTCAGCTTCCGCGGCATCGCCGATGCTCCGGGCCCCAACTACGCGGCTGCGCGCGGCACCCTCGACGTCACGCGCGACGGACATAAGGTCGCGACGCTCACCCCCGAAAAGCGCGTCTATCTGGCCCAGCAGATGCCGATGACCGAAGCCTCGATCGACATCGGCCTGTTCCGCGACGTCTACGTGAATCTCGGCGAACAGCTCGAAGACGGTGCGTGGGTCGTCGGCCTCTTCTATCGTCCGTTCATCAGCTGGGTCTGGTTCGGCTGCATCATCATGGCCATCGGTGGCATCTTCGCCGCCGCCGACCGTCGTTATCGTCGCCTCGCTGAACGCGCCGCCCCCGCGGCGGCTGCGCGTCAGGTTGCCTGA
- the ccmD gene encoding heme exporter protein CcmD, translating into MQWESWSAFWDMGGFAPFVWGSYGITALLVVGELILVVRRRRDTVRRLLRLRRASTGGRRAFEEIVE; encoded by the coding sequence ATGCAGTGGGAATCCTGGAGCGCCTTCTGGGACATGGGCGGCTTCGCGCCCTTCGTGTGGGGCAGCTACGGCATAACAGCCCTGCTGGTAGTCGGGGAACTGATCCTCGTCGTCCGCCGTCGTAGGGATACCGTACGGCGCCTGTTGCGTCTGCGTCGCGCCAGTACGGGCGGGCGCCGTGCTTTTGAGGAGATTGTTGAATGA
- the ccmA gene encoding cytochrome c biogenesis heme-transporting ATPase CcmA yields the protein MLYANDLACVKGDRPLFRDLSFRVAPGAMLRIAGPNGFGKTSLLRILCGLAHAEHGEVTWNDVSIRQDRETFHRALLYLGHAPALNDLLTPLENLRFTCAAAGDDSDEDSCVDALVRIGLAEQLDLPARVLSQGQRRRVGLARLFIGTRRKLWVLDEPFTALDVAAVADLAATLSDHCAAGGMVVLTTHQDAPFARPPEVLDLSEVAC from the coding sequence ATGCTTTATGCCAACGATCTCGCCTGTGTAAAGGGTGACCGCCCGCTGTTTCGTGACCTCTCGTTTCGGGTGGCGCCGGGTGCCATGCTGCGGATCGCGGGCCCCAACGGGTTCGGGAAGACCAGCCTCCTGCGCATCCTGTGCGGCCTCGCGCATGCCGAACATGGCGAAGTCACGTGGAATGACGTCTCGATACGCCAGGACCGCGAGACCTTCCATCGCGCGCTGCTCTACCTCGGCCACGCGCCGGCGCTGAACGACCTGCTGACCCCGCTCGAGAACCTGCGCTTCACATGCGCCGCCGCCGGAGACGACAGCGACGAGGACTCCTGCGTGGACGCCCTCGTGCGGATCGGCCTCGCCGAACAACTCGACCTGCCGGCTCGCGTGCTGTCGCAGGGGCAGCGTCGCCGCGTCGGCCTGGCGCGCCTATTCATCGGCACCCGGCGCAAGCTGTGGGTGCTCGATGAACCCTTCACTGCTCTGGATGTGGCCGCCGTCGCCGATCTGGCTGCAACCCTGTCCGACCATTGCGCCGCCGGCGGCATGGTGGTGCTCACCACCCACCAGGATGCTCCCTTCGCTCGTCCGCCCGAGGTGCTAGATCTATCCGAGGTGGCTTGTTGA
- the ccmC gene encoding heme ABC transporter permease CcmC yields MNKPERSTSLFRFAAPQMFYPLAGKLAPWFAVVAAVLTAAGLWLGFFVAPTDAQQGEVYRVIYIHVAAAWMSMFVYLVMAFWSAVGLVMNTRLSFMMSQALAPTGAMFCFVALVTGSLWGKPTWGAYWVWDARLTSQLLLLFLYMGFIALTRAIEDPRRADRAGAIIALVGAVNVPVIYFSVKWWNTLHQGASVSMSRSPSMATTMLLGMLIMALGAWAYTIAVTLWRVRSLILERERHTEWVAAELNALEGKI; encoded by the coding sequence ATGAACAAGCCTGAACGCAGCACGAGCCTTTTCCGCTTTGCTGCCCCGCAAATGTTCTACCCCCTTGCCGGCAAGCTCGCGCCCTGGTTCGCCGTCGTGGCGGCGGTCCTGACCGCAGCCGGCCTGTGGCTCGGCTTTTTCGTCGCGCCCACCGACGCCCAGCAGGGCGAGGTCTATCGCGTCATCTACATCCACGTCGCCGCGGCCTGGATGTCGATGTTCGTCTACCTCGTCATGGCCTTCTGGTCGGCGGTCGGCCTCGTCATGAACACCCGGCTGTCCTTCATGATGTCGCAGGCGCTCGCGCCGACCGGCGCAATGTTCTGCTTCGTCGCGCTCGTCACCGGCTCGCTCTGGGGTAAGCCGACCTGGGGCGCCTACTGGGTCTGGGACGCGCGCCTGACTTCCCAGTTGCTGCTGCTTTTCCTCTACATGGGCTTCATCGCACTGACGCGTGCGATCGAGGATCCGCGTCGCGCCGACCGCGCCGGCGCCATCATCGCGCTCGTCGGCGCCGTTAACGTCCCAGTCATCTATTTTTCGGTTAAATGGTGGAACACCCTGCACCAGGGCGCCTCGGTCAGCATGAGCCGCTCGCCGTCGATGGCCACGACCATGCTGCTCGGCATGCTGATCATGGCGCTTGGTGCCTGGGCCTACACGATCGCGGTCACGCTGTGGCGCGTCCGCTCCCTCATTCTCGAACGTGAGCGCCACACCGAGTGGGTGGCCGCGGAACTGAATGCCCTGGAGGGCAAGATCTGA
- the napG gene encoding ferredoxin-type protein NapG yields MTDVQHKPAVTAAIAPRRRFLREAAGVAGGACLLSLGVGLYAEQARALPPTALRPPGALPEDDFLAACVRCGLCVRDCPYHTLSLAALGDGVVPGTPSFAARRVPCEMCEDIPCVAACPTGALDHGLTDIGKARMGLAALIDHETCLNFLGLRCDVCYRVCPVIDKAITLERQHNPHSDRHAMLLPTVHSDYCTGCGKCEKSCVLPGEAAIKVLPVKLAKGSRAAHYRKGWEEKDAAGGSLIGDQLELPVRGLEGKPYGDTRVNPGEGPASGPLRGGLDSGWQP; encoded by the coding sequence ATGACCGACGTTCAGCACAAACCGGCCGTCACGGCAGCCATTGCCCCGCGCCGCCGCTTCCTACGCGAAGCGGCCGGCGTGGCCGGCGGTGCCTGCCTGCTGTCGCTCGGTGTCGGCCTGTATGCGGAGCAGGCGCGCGCGCTGCCGCCGACCGCGCTGCGTCCGCCCGGCGCGCTGCCCGAGGACGACTTCCTCGCCGCCTGCGTGCGCTGCGGCCTGTGCGTGCGCGACTGCCCCTATCACACGCTGAGCCTCGCCGCGCTCGGCGACGGCGTCGTGCCCGGCACGCCGTCCTTCGCCGCCCGCCGCGTACCCTGCGAGATGTGCGAGGACATCCCCTGCGTGGCCGCCTGCCCGACCGGCGCCCTGGACCACGGCCTCACCGACATCGGCAAGGCGCGCATGGGCCTCGCGGCGCTGATCGACCACGAAACCTGCCTCAATTTCCTCGGCCTGCGCTGCGACGTCTGCTACCGCGTCTGCCCCGTCATCGACAAGGCGATCACCCTCGAACGCCAACACAACCCGCACTCGGACCGCCATGCGATGCTGCTGCCGACCGTGCATTCAGACTACTGCACGGGTTGCGGCAAGTGCGAGAAATCCTGCGTGCTGCCGGGCGAAGCCGCGATCAAGGTCCTGCCCGTCAAGCTCGCCAAGGGCTCGCGTGCGGCGCACTACCGCAAGGGCTGGGAAGAAAAGGACGCCGCCGGCGGGTCGCTGATTGGTGACCAACTCGAACTGCCCGTACGCGGCCTCGAAGGCAAACCTTACGGTGACACGCGCGTCAATCCGGGCGAAGGCCCCGCCTCCGGCCCGTTGCGCGGTGGCCTCGATTCCGGGTGGCAGCCATGA
- the napH gene encoding quinol dehydrogenase ferredoxin subunit NapH codes for MKAAARTVQASRRSPGREAVAAKGRLAAHKWLLLRRATQFGIFALFLAGPLAGVSIVKGSLASSLTLGVLPLTDPYLLLQSLASGMRPYREALIGGAIVLAFYLLVGGRSYCAWVCPMSIVTDAAAWLRRRLGLKGGRAPSSDTRYWLLAFTLVAAFATGSLAWEWVNPVSMLQRGLIFGGGLAWGIVAVVFLYDLLIAPRGWCGHVCPMGAFYSLLGPLARVRVAAQRRAACDDCMDCFAVCPEPQVIRPALKAVGQIHSLILDRNCTTCGRCIDVCAKDVFQITTRIDRSES; via the coding sequence ATGAAAGCCGCCGCACGCACCGTGCAAGCCTCGCGGCGCTCCCCGGGCCGCGAAGCCGTCGCCGCCAAGGGCCGGCTCGCCGCGCACAAATGGCTGCTGCTGCGCCGTGCGACGCAATTCGGCATCTTCGCGCTCTTTCTCGCCGGCCCGCTCGCCGGCGTATCGATCGTCAAGGGCAGCCTCGCGTCGAGCCTCACCCTCGGCGTACTGCCGCTCACCGATCCCTACCTGCTGCTGCAATCGCTCGCCTCCGGCATGCGGCCCTACCGCGAGGCGCTGATCGGCGGCGCAATCGTCCTCGCCTTCTACCTCCTCGTCGGCGGCCGAAGCTACTGCGCCTGGGTTTGCCCGATGAGCATCGTCACCGACGCCGCGGCCTGGCTTCGCCGCCGCCTCGGCCTGAAGGGGGGCAGGGCGCCATCGTCCGACACCCGTTACTGGCTCCTCGCCTTCACCCTCGTCGCGGCCTTCGCGACCGGCAGTCTCGCGTGGGAGTGGGTCAATCCGGTCTCGATGCTGCAACGCGGCCTCATTTTCGGCGGCGGGCTGGCGTGGGGCATCGTCGCCGTCGTCTTCCTCTACGACCTGCTGATCGCCCCGCGCGGTTGGTGCGGTCATGTTTGTCCGATGGGTGCCTTCTACAGCCTTCTCGGCCCCCTTGCGCGAGTCCGCGTTGCCGCGCAACGACGTGCCGCCTGCGACGACTGCATGGACTGCTTTGCCGTCTGCCCCGAACCCCAGGTGATCCGCCCGGCCTTGAAAGCCGTCGGGCAGATCCATTCGCTCATCCTCGATCGCAACTGCACCACCTGCGGCCGCTGCATCGACGTGTGCGCCAAGGACGTCTTCCAAATTACGACCCGAATTGATAGGAGCGAGTCATGA
- the napA gene encoding nitrate reductase catalytic subunit NapA, which produces MTMDRREFIKTNAIAAAAATAGIGIPVVAEAQAPGANGTKVRWDKAACRFCGTGCSVLVGVQNGRVVATQGDPDSPVNRGINCIKGYFLSKIMYGQDRLTKPMLRMKNGKYDKNGEFAPITWDQAFDIMAEKWKAAIKQHGPDSVAMFGSGQWTIWEGYAASKLMKAGLRTNNLDPNARHCMASAVAGFMRTFGMDEPMGCYDDIENADAFVLWGSNMAEMHPVLWSRITDRRLSKEGTEVHVLSTYEHRSFELADNGMVFVPQTDLAILNYICNYIIQNKKVNTEFVKAHVNFKKGETDIGYGLRPNHPLEANTTNNGYPGADGKPKGNTGAATDISFEEFAKFVSEYTLEKASKLSGVPAEKLERLAKLYADPKKKVVSYWTMGFNQHTRGSWANNMIYNVHLLVGKIAEPGNSPFSLTGQPSACGTAREVGTFAHRLPADMVVANPIHRATAEKIWQLPEGTIPEKMGLHAVAQSRALKDGKIKCYWTAVTNNMQAGPNVNGEIYPGWRNPEAFVVVSDVYPTVSALSADLILPAAMWTEKEGAFGNAERRTQFWRQQVSAPGQAKSDLWQLIEFSKRFKVEDVWPAELIAKKPEVKGKTLFDILYKNGVVNKFPLSDMQKDNAHAIPAYANDESKELGFYLQKGLFEEYASFGRGHGHDLADFADYHKARGLRWPVVDGKETLWRYREGYDPYVKTGESIKFYGQKDGRAVIFALPYQDPPEMPDKDFDMWLCTGRVLEHWHTGTMTRRVAELHRAVPEAVIFMHPDDATKRGLQRGMMVKVASRRGEITVRLETRGRNKPPVGLVFIPFFDEGRLVNKLTLDATCPISKQTDFKKCAVKVLKA; this is translated from the coding sequence ATGACCATGGATAGACGCGAATTCATCAAGACCAATGCGATCGCCGCAGCGGCCGCCACTGCCGGCATCGGCATCCCGGTCGTCGCCGAGGCCCAGGCGCCTGGCGCGAACGGCACCAAGGTGCGCTGGGACAAGGCCGCCTGCCGCTTCTGCGGCACCGGCTGCTCGGTGCTCGTCGGCGTGCAGAACGGGCGCGTCGTCGCGACCCAGGGCGACCCGGATTCGCCCGTTAACCGCGGCATCAACTGCATCAAGGGCTACTTCCTGTCGAAGATCATGTACGGCCAGGACCGGCTCACGAAGCCGATGCTGCGCATGAAGAACGGCAAGTACGACAAGAACGGCGAATTCGCGCCGATCACCTGGGACCAGGCCTTCGACATCATGGCCGAGAAGTGGAAGGCCGCGATCAAGCAGCACGGCCCGGACTCCGTCGCGATGTTCGGCTCGGGTCAATGGACGATCTGGGAAGGCTATGCCGCCTCCAAGCTGATGAAGGCCGGTCTGCGCACCAACAACCTCGACCCCAACGCCCGCCACTGCATGGCGAGCGCTGTCGCGGGCTTCATGCGCACCTTCGGCATGGACGAGCCGATGGGCTGCTACGACGACATCGAGAACGCCGACGCCTTCGTGCTGTGGGGTTCGAACATGGCGGAGATGCACCCGGTCCTGTGGTCGCGCATCACCGACCGGCGCTTGTCGAAGGAAGGCACCGAAGTCCACGTGCTGTCGACCTATGAGCACCGCTCCTTCGAGCTCGCCGACAACGGCATGGTGTTCGTGCCGCAGACCGATCTCGCGATCCTGAACTACATCTGCAACTACATCATCCAGAACAAGAAGGTTAACACCGAGTTCGTCAAGGCCCACGTCAATTTCAAGAAGGGCGAAACCGACATCGGCTACGGCCTGCGCCCGAACCACCCGCTCGAAGCCAACACCACCAACAACGGCTATCCCGGTGCGGACGGCAAGCCGAAGGGCAACACCGGGGCCGCAACCGACATCAGTTTCGAGGAATTCGCGAAGTTCGTCTCCGAATACACGCTGGAAAAGGCGTCGAAGCTCTCCGGCGTGCCCGCCGAAAAGCTCGAGCGCCTGGCGAAGCTCTACGCCGACCCGAAGAAGAAGGTCGTGTCCTACTGGACGATGGGCTTCAACCAGCACACCCGGGGCTCCTGGGCGAACAACATGATCTACAACGTGCACCTGCTGGTCGGCAAGATCGCCGAGCCCGGCAACAGTCCGTTTTCGCTCACCGGCCAGCCTTCGGCCTGCGGCACCGCGCGCGAAGTCGGCACCTTCGCCCACCGCCTGCCCGCCGACATGGTCGTCGCGAACCCGATACACCGCGCGACCGCCGAAAAGATCTGGCAACTGCCCGAAGGCACGATCCCCGAAAAGATGGGTCTGCACGCGGTCGCCCAAAGCCGCGCGCTGAAGGACGGCAAGATCAAGTGCTATTGGACCGCCGTCACCAACAACATGCAGGCCGGCCCCAACGTCAACGGCGAGATCTACCCCGGCTGGCGCAATCCGGAAGCCTTCGTCGTCGTCTCCGACGTCTACCCGACCGTCTCCGCACTGTCAGCCGACCTGATCCTCCCCGCCGCGATGTGGACCGAGAAGGAAGGCGCCTTCGGCAACGCCGAGCGTCGCACCCAGTTCTGGCGCCAGCAGGTCTCGGCGCCGGGCCAGGCGAAGTCCGACCTGTGGCAGCTCATCGAGTTCTCCAAGCGCTTCAAGGTCGAGGACGTGTGGCCCGCGGAACTCATCGCGAAGAAGCCGGAAGTCAAGGGCAAGACCTTGTTCGACATCCTCTACAAGAACGGCGTCGTCAACAAGTTCCCGCTGTCGGACATGCAGAAGGACAACGCCCACGCGATCCCCGCGTATGCCAACGACGAGTCGAAGGAACTCGGCTTCTACCTGCAGAAGGGCCTCTTCGAGGAATACGCCTCCTTCGGCCGCGGCCACGGCCACGACCTCGCCGACTTCGCCGACTACCACAAGGCCCGCGGTCTGCGCTGGCCGGTCGTCGATGGCAAGGAAACGCTGTGGCGCTATCGCGAAGGCTACGACCCCTATGTCAAGACCGGCGAGAGCATCAAGTTCTACGGCCAGAAGGACGGTCGCGCCGTGATCTTCGCGCTGCCCTACCAGGATCCGCCCGAGATGCCGGACAAGGACTTCGACATGTGGCTGTGCACGGGGCGCGTGCTCGAGCACTGGCACACCGGCACGATGACCCGGCGCGTCGCCGAGCTGCACCGCGCCGTGCCCGAGGCGGTGATCTTCATGCATCCGGACGACGCCACCAAGCGCGGCCTGCAGCGCGGCATGATGGTCAAGGTCGCCTCGCGCCGTGGCGAGATCACCGTCCGCCTCGAGACGCGCGGCCGCAACAAGCCGCCGGTCGGCCTCGTCTTCATCCCGTTCTTCGACGAAGGGCGCCTCGTCAACAAGCTCACGCTCGACGCGACCTGCCCGATCTCGAAGCAGACCGACTTCAAGAAGTGCGCCGTCAAGGTGCTCAAGGCCTGA
- a CDS encoding NapC/NirT family cytochrome c, producing MTHDNNNGKGARWQRLRRLVFGIGGVAFVAGIVFWGGFNTVLELTNREAFCVGCHEMKDNVFKEYRNTIHYQNRTGVRATCPDCHVPKEWVPKILRKIQASNEVLHHLLGSINTPEKFSAKRIELAQHEWARMKKNNSQECRNCHNYEYFDYSVQGRRSNKAHQAGLAEGKTCIDCHKGIAHSLPPIEQAIGAGREGVAPEVFHPPGAPKQE from the coding sequence ATGACTCACGACAATAACAACGGCAAGGGAGCCCGGTGGCAGCGGCTTCGCCGCCTCGTCTTCGGCATCGGCGGCGTCGCTTTCGTCGCAGGCATCGTCTTCTGGGGCGGCTTCAATACCGTCCTCGAACTGACCAACCGCGAAGCCTTTTGCGTCGGCTGCCACGAGATGAAGGACAACGTCTTCAAGGAGTACCGCAACACCATCCACTACCAGAACCGGACCGGCGTGCGCGCCACCTGCCCGGACTGCCACGTGCCGAAGGAATGGGTTCCCAAGATCCTGCGCAAGATCCAGGCGTCGAACGAAGTCCTTCACCACCTGCTCGGCTCCATCAACACGCCTGAAAAATTCAGCGCCAAGCGCATCGAGCTCGCCCAGCACGAGTGGGCGCGGATGAAGAAGAACAACTCGCAGGAATGCCGCAATTGTCATAACTACGAGTACTTCGACTACTCCGTCCAGGGGCGCCGCTCCAACAAGGCCCACCAGGCCGGGCTCGCCGAAGGCAAGACCTGCATCGACTGCCACAAGGGCATCGCGCACTCCCTGCCGCCGATCGAACAGGCGATCGGCGCCGGCCGCGAAGGCGTCGCGCCGGAAGTCTTCCATCCGCCGGGCGCGCCCAAACAGGAATAA
- the ccmE gene encoding cytochrome c maturation protein CcmE produces the protein MKPRSKRLVLVAGAVALLVGAVALVLSAFQQNLVFFHTPTEVAEGKAPTGRTFRIGGLVEQGSVKRSEDGVTVQFAITDTAKVIPVTYKGALPDLFKEGKGAVVQGVMGPDGKFTASEVLAKHDENYMPPEAQHAVDQAHKTAQTVKQ, from the coding sequence ATGAAACCCCGTAGCAAACGCTTGGTGCTGGTCGCCGGTGCAGTGGCTTTGCTGGTCGGCGCTGTCGCCCTCGTGCTGAGCGCCTTCCAGCAGAATCTGGTGTTCTTCCACACGCCGACCGAAGTCGCCGAAGGCAAGGCCCCCACGGGGCGCACCTTCCGCATCGGCGGGCTGGTCGAACAGGGCTCGGTCAAGCGCAGTGAAGACGGGGTGACCGTTCAGTTCGCCATCACCGACACCGCCAAGGTGATTCCGGTGACGTACAAAGGCGCGCTGCCGGATCTCTTCAAGGAAGGCAAGGGCGCCGTCGTCCAGGGTGTAATGGGCCCGGACGGCAAGTTCACTGCATCCGAAGTGCTTGCCAAGCACGACGAAAACTACATGCCGCCCGAAGCGCAGCACGCGGTCGACCAGGCGCACAAGACGGCTCAGACGGTGAAGCAATGA
- the ccmB gene encoding heme exporter protein CcmB encodes MSRALGPFSAVLGRDLLLAWRGRADVLVTLAFFVVVVCLFPFGVGAEPNQLRAIAPGVLWVAALLSTLLSLHRLFAQDHADGSLEQLLLSPEPTVLWVVAKISAHWIATGLPVVVVAPGLALLFDVEQGALGVLILSLLLGTPILALLGAVGAALTLGLRGGGMLLALLVLPLFVPVLIFGAGAVDAHLSGSGAQAHFLLLGGGLLAALALAPIACAGALRIAVE; translated from the coding sequence TTGAGTCGCGCGCTGGGTCCTTTCTCCGCGGTCCTGGGCCGCGATCTCCTGCTTGCCTGGCGCGGTCGCGCCGACGTGCTGGTCACGCTGGCCTTCTTCGTCGTCGTCGTGTGCCTCTTCCCCTTCGGGGTCGGCGCGGAGCCCAATCAGCTGCGGGCCATCGCCCCGGGGGTGCTCTGGGTCGCGGCACTCCTCTCGACGCTGTTGTCGCTGCATCGGCTCTTCGCCCAGGACCACGCCGACGGCTCGCTGGAGCAACTGCTGCTGTCCCCCGAGCCAACCGTGCTCTGGGTCGTCGCCAAGATCAGCGCCCACTGGATCGCCACCGGTCTGCCGGTGGTGGTGGTCGCACCTGGCCTCGCGCTTCTCTTTGATGTCGAGCAAGGAGCGCTCGGAGTGCTTATCCTATCGTTGCTTCTGGGGACACCGATCCTCGCGCTCCTCGGGGCCGTCGGCGCGGCACTGACCCTCGGCCTGCGCGGAGGCGGGATGTTGCTTGCGCTGCTGGTCCTGCCCCTGTTCGTGCCGGTGCTGATCTTCGGCGCCGGCGCAGTCGACGCCCATCTGTCCGGTAGCGGTGCGCAGGCACATTTTCTGCTTCTTGGTGGTGGCCTCCTCGCGGCCCTGGCGCTGGCACCGATCGCCTGCGCCGGCGCCCTCAGAATCGCGGTTGAATGA